One part of the Olleya sp. YS genome encodes these proteins:
- a CDS encoding SDR family oxidoreductase, producing the protein MYTHKYHTKDLSNFSFLVTGGAGFIGSNLVEYLLKYNAKKIIVLDNFSTGKKQNLEPFLNSPNIKLIKGNIEDLKTCINAMEDVDYVLHQAALGSVPRSINNPIATNTTNISGFLNILVAAKENSTVKRVIYAASSSTYGDSKALPKQEDKIGKPLSPYAVTKYVNELYADVFYKTYGLETIGLRYFNVFGPKQDPNGAYAAVIPKFIGQMLNNETLTINGDGQHSRDFTFVENIVQANIKAALTDNHNAINQVFNVACAENINLNQLTDYIKKNLLDLNIETQSQVLYGPARKGDVKHSLADISKATNLLEYLPKFKFNSAIQLTTKWFVNNAN; encoded by the coding sequence ATGTATACTCATAAATATCATACCAAAGATTTATCTAATTTTTCGTTTTTAGTTACGGGAGGAGCTGGATTTATTGGTTCTAATTTAGTAGAATATTTATTGAAGTACAACGCAAAAAAAATTATAGTATTAGATAATTTTTCTACAGGTAAAAAACAAAATTTAGAACCTTTTTTAAACTCTCCAAATATTAAACTTATTAAAGGAAATATTGAAGATTTAAAAACGTGTATAAACGCAATGGAAGATGTAGATTACGTTCTACACCAAGCCGCATTAGGATCTGTTCCTAGATCAATAAACAACCCCATAGCTACAAATACCACAAATATTTCAGGCTTTTTAAATATTCTAGTAGCAGCTAAAGAAAACAGTACTGTAAAACGAGTCATTTATGCAGCTTCTTCTAGTACTTATGGAGATAGTAAAGCACTACCAAAACAGGAGGACAAAATAGGAAAACCACTATCTCCATACGCAGTTACTAAATATGTAAATGAGTTATACGCAGATGTGTTTTATAAAACCTATGGATTAGAAACTATTGGGTTAAGATATTTTAATGTGTTTGGACCTAAACAAGATCCAAATGGAGCCTATGCTGCTGTTATCCCGAAGTTTATTGGTCAAATGTTGAATAATGAAACCTTAACTATTAATGGTGATGGACAACACTCCAGAGACTTCACTTTTGTCGAAAATATTGTTCAAGCAAATATTAAAGCTGCTTTAACTGATAACCATAACGCTATAAATCAAGTTTTTAATGTTGCTTGTGCAGAAAACATCAACCTTAATCAACTAACGGATTATATTAAAAAAAACCTTTTAGATTTAAATATTGAAACTCAAAGTCAGGTTTTATACGGTCCAGCCAGAAAAGGAGATGTCAAACATTCTTTAGCAGATATTAGTAAAGCGACTAATCTGTTAGAATATTTACCTAAATTTAAATTTAACTCAGCAATTCAATTAACAACAAAATGGTTTGTTAATAATGCTAATTAA
- the rfbD gene encoding dTDP-4-dehydrorhamnose reductase: protein MKKILVTGANGQLGLCLKEQSNDIKTLDFVFLDSQELDITNPKQIELVFNKHNADYCINCAAYTAVDAAEDNKDLAYNINTLGAKNLAEACKKYKVTLMHISTDFVFDGKGSVPYSEKDKTNPLSVYGASKLEGENEIMAILKQYYIIRTSWLYSKHKSNFVKTMLKLSDDRDELNVVNDQKGTPTSALDLADALIRIVKSKNSCYGIYHYSNTGEATWYDFAKAIFELSNTNIKVNPVPSEAFLTKAKRPKYSVLDKTKISTDFNLEIPEWKLSLKTTLNTLNS, encoded by the coding sequence ATGAAAAAAATTCTAGTAACTGGAGCTAATGGACAACTAGGACTATGCCTTAAAGAACAATCTAACGATATTAAAACGTTAGATTTTGTCTTTTTAGATAGTCAAGAATTAGATATTACCAATCCCAAACAGATAGAATTAGTATTTAATAAACATAACGCAGATTACTGTATTAATTGTGCTGCTTACACCGCAGTTGATGCTGCTGAAGACAACAAAGATTTAGCATATAATATTAACACACTAGGAGCGAAAAACTTAGCAGAAGCATGCAAAAAGTATAAGGTTACTTTAATGCATATTTCTACAGATTTTGTCTTTGATGGTAAAGGTAGTGTGCCCTACAGCGAAAAAGACAAGACCAATCCGTTAAGTGTCTATGGAGCCTCTAAATTAGAAGGAGAAAATGAAATAATGGCTATTTTGAAGCAATATTATATAATTAGAACCTCATGGTTGTATTCAAAACATAAGTCTAATTTTGTAAAAACAATGCTAAAATTATCGGATGATAGAGATGAGCTAAATGTCGTTAATGATCAAAAGGGAACACCAACAAGCGCTTTAGATTTAGCTGATGCTTTGATAAGAATAGTAAAGTCTAAAAACTCATGTTATGGTATTTATCATTACAGTAATACAGGAGAGGCTACTTGGTATGATTTTGCTAAAGCAATTTTTGAACTATCAAATACAAACATTAAAGTAAATCCTGTCCCATCTGAAGCATTTTTAACAAAAGCAAAAAGACCAAAATATAGTGTTTTAGATAAAACTAAAATTAGTACTGATTTTAATTTAGAAATACCAGAATGGAAATTAAGCTTAAAAACAACATTAAATACTCTTAATAGTTAA
- the rfbC gene encoding dTDP-4-dehydrorhamnose 3,5-epimerase, whose translation MEAKKTILKDCYILEPNVFGDQRGYFLESYNKKQFDALIGGDVNFIQDNESFSSKGVLRGLHFQSGEYAQAKLVRVTQGKVLDVAVDIRPHSQTFLKHISVELSSENKKQLYVPRGFAHGFIVLSDTAVFNYKVDNWYNKASEGGIIYDDETLNIDWVLKKDQLVISEKDKVLPTVKELFK comes from the coding sequence ATGGAAGCTAAAAAGACCATTTTAAAAGATTGTTACATCCTAGAACCAAACGTTTTTGGAGACCAAAGGGGATATTTTCTGGAAAGTTATAACAAAAAACAATTTGATGCATTAATAGGAGGAGATGTCAATTTTATTCAAGACAATGAATCTTTTTCTAGTAAAGGTGTTTTAAGAGGTTTACATTTTCAAAGTGGTGAGTATGCACAAGCAAAACTAGTAAGAGTCACTCAGGGAAAAGTATTAGACGTTGCAGTAGACATACGACCGCATTCACAAACATTTTTAAAGCATATTAGTGTAGAATTGTCTTCAGAAAATAAAAAACAATTGTATGTACCACGTGGTTTTGCACATGGTTTTATTGTGTTAAGTGATACTGCTGTGTTTAATTACAAAGTAGATAATTGGTATAACAAAGCATCAGAAGGTGGTATTATCTATGATGATGAAACGTTGAATATAGATTGGGTTTTAAAAAAAGACCAACTAGTAATCTCAGAAAAAGATAAAGTTTTACCAACTGTAAAAGAATTGTTTAAATGA
- the rfbA gene encoding glucose-1-phosphate thymidylyltransferase RfbA, whose amino-acid sequence MKGIILAGGSGTRLHPLTKVLSKQLMPIYDKPMIYYPLSTLMHAGIREILIISTPEHLPLFKQLLGDGAHLGCNFQYAVQEAPNGLAEAFIIGADFVGKDKVALILGDNIFYGTGLSDLLKSNNDPDGGIVYAYHVTDPERYGVVNFDSNGKALAIEEKPEKPKSNYAVPGIYFYDNNVIEIAKNIKPSHRGELEITDVNKEYLKQGKLKVSILDKGTAWLDTGTFNSLMQASQFVQVIEERQGLKIGAIEEAAYSSGFITKQQLVDLATPLLKSGYGEHLISLVNQE is encoded by the coding sequence ATGAAAGGAATTATACTTGCAGGAGGATCCGGAACGCGACTTCACCCATTAACTAAAGTGTTAAGTAAACAGTTAATGCCTATCTATGATAAGCCAATGATTTATTACCCTTTATCAACATTGATGCATGCTGGTATAAGAGAAATATTAATTATCTCAACACCAGAGCACTTACCGCTTTTTAAACAATTGTTAGGTGATGGTGCACATCTGGGATGTAATTTTCAGTACGCAGTACAAGAGGCTCCTAATGGATTAGCAGAGGCTTTTATTATAGGAGCAGATTTTGTTGGAAAGGATAAAGTTGCTTTAATTTTAGGAGATAATATTTTTTATGGAACAGGATTGTCAGATCTTTTAAAGTCAAATAATGATCCAGATGGAGGCATTGTGTATGCTTATCATGTTACGGATCCAGAGCGATATGGTGTAGTCAATTTTGATAGTAACGGAAAAGCACTTGCTATTGAAGAAAAACCTGAAAAGCCAAAATCTAATTATGCGGTTCCAGGAATATATTTTTATGATAATAATGTCATTGAAATAGCAAAAAACATCAAACCAAGCCACAGAGGCGAACTAGAAATAACAGATGTTAATAAAGAATACCTCAAACAAGGCAAGCTCAAAGTCTCTATATTAGATAAAGGAACAGCATGGTTGGATACTGGTACATTTAATTCGCTAATGCAAGCTTCTCAATTTGTTCAAGTTATAGAAGAGCGACAAGGATTAAAAATTGGAGCAATTGAAGAAGCGGCATACAGTAGCGGTTTTATTACAAAACAACAGTTAGTAGATTTAGCGACACCACTATTAAAAAGTGGATATGGAGAACATTTAATAAGTTTAGTAAACCAAGAATAA